A genome region from Nocardioides cynanchi includes the following:
- the mtrB gene encoding MtrAB system histidine kinase MtrB — protein sequence MTGDPTGGGRTVPQALRRGLTFWRRSIQARVVVSTLLLSAVVVAAVGWFLLRQVEQGLVDHRVASVLADVSNETSQLRTGLRSAPGTETDPDAQAQELVNPIIESGQARGFDVVFVGPGASGTTLAQRGALLYTPRLEPSSVPQSLVDHFGSAQGAAWTFTTITTTASGHSSSSPGIVVGTQLHLPADGKNYTLYYLFPLDDLDQTLSLVTRALLTAGVLLLLLIAALTWLLTRQIVTPIRLARRVAERLAAGQLQERLRVTGEDDLARLATSFNQMATNLQRQIRQLEELSRVQRRFVSDVSHELRTPLTTVRLAGSVLHDARSDFDPQTRRAAELLQTELDRFETLLVDLLEISRFDAGAAALDLDDVNLTDVVRRVIDSTRPLADQRQTRVLVRAPDHPCVAEADVRRVERIVRNLVTNAIDHAESREIVVTVAADEQAAAVAVRDHGVGLAVGESAMVFNRFWRADPARARTSGGTGLGLAIALEDTHLHGGWLQAWGKPHEGAQFRLTLPRRAGHPLRHSPLPLVPEDAAEVVA from the coding sequence GTGACCGGCGATCCGACCGGAGGAGGCCGCACCGTGCCGCAGGCCCTGCGCCGCGGCCTCACCTTCTGGCGCCGGTCGATCCAGGCCCGGGTGGTGGTCAGCACGCTCCTGCTCTCGGCCGTGGTCGTGGCAGCGGTCGGCTGGTTCCTGCTCCGGCAGGTCGAGCAGGGGCTGGTCGACCACCGGGTCGCCTCGGTGCTGGCCGACGTGTCCAACGAGACCTCGCAGCTGCGCACCGGGCTCCGCTCGGCACCGGGCACCGAGACCGATCCCGACGCCCAGGCGCAGGAGCTGGTGAACCCGATCATCGAGAGCGGGCAGGCACGCGGCTTCGACGTGGTGTTCGTCGGCCCCGGCGCGAGCGGTACGACGCTCGCGCAGCGCGGTGCCCTGCTCTACACGCCGCGCCTGGAGCCGTCGAGCGTTCCCCAGTCGCTGGTCGACCACTTCGGGAGCGCCCAGGGTGCGGCCTGGACCTTCACCACGATCACCACCACGGCGTCGGGGCACAGCTCGTCGAGCCCGGGGATCGTGGTCGGCACGCAGCTGCACCTGCCCGCCGACGGCAAGAACTACACGCTCTACTACCTGTTCCCGCTCGACGACCTCGACCAGACGCTGAGCCTGGTCACCCGCGCGCTGCTGACTGCGGGCGTGCTGCTGCTCCTCCTGATCGCGGCTCTGACCTGGCTGCTCACCCGGCAGATCGTCACCCCGATCCGGCTGGCCCGGCGAGTCGCCGAACGGCTGGCGGCGGGCCAGCTCCAGGAGCGGCTCCGGGTCACCGGCGAGGACGACCTCGCGCGTCTCGCCACGTCGTTCAACCAGATGGCGACCAACCTGCAACGCCAGATCCGGCAGCTGGAGGAGCTGAGCCGGGTCCAGCGGCGTTTCGTCTCCGACGTCTCCCACGAGCTGCGCACCCCGCTGACCACGGTCCGGCTGGCCGGCTCGGTCCTCCACGACGCCAGATCGGACTTCGACCCACAGACCCGTCGGGCCGCCGAGCTGCTGCAGACCGAGCTGGACCGCTTCGAGACCCTGCTCGTGGACCTGCTGGAGATCAGCCGCTTCGACGCCGGCGCCGCGGCCCTCGACCTCGACGACGTCAACCTCACCGACGTCGTACGACGGGTCATCGACAGCACCCGGCCCCTGGCCGACCAGCGCCAGACGCGGGTGCTGGTGCGCGCTCCCGACCACCCCTGCGTCGCCGAGGCCGACGTCCGACGGGTCGAGCGGATCGTGCGCAACCTGGTCACCAACGCCATCGACCACGCCGAGAGCCGCGAGATCGTGGTCACCGTGGCGGCCGACGAGCAGGCCGCCGCGGTCGCGGTGCGCGACCACGGGGTGGGGCTGGCCGTCGGGGAGTCGGCGATGGTCTTCAACCGCTTCTGGCGAGCGGACCCGGCCCGGGCCCGTACCAGCGGGGGGACCGGACTCGGCCTGGCCATCGCGTTGGAGGACACACACCTGCACGGTGGTTGGCTGCAGGCATGGGGCAAGCCGCACGAGGGAGCGCAGTTCCGGCTGACGCTGCCGCGCCGCGCCGGCCACCCGCTGCGGCACAGCCCGCTGCCGCTGGTCCCCGAGGACGCCGCGGAGGTGGTGGCATGA
- a CDS encoding LpqB family beta-propeller domain-containing protein, which produces MRPGRTTSSVAGMLAALTLAMLLSSCVRLPETGPVVVSNQQGLTSPVEGPYSDPRRPQAHATPGQIVTGFLNAMTAVPLQTQVARQYLTAAGRARWQPKRGMVVYDDTTLPRGSSTVSVTLRGAQRIDGRSMWRGALAPGTHRTAFPMRLEHGEWRINRAPDALLVPSLWFEQHFATVSVYFFDPLGRILVPELVHVPTGDQFTTALVRALVLGPSRSLTGAIRSYIPPGLASGLTVTLQGGGLADIVMRGPAPAPLSEQSTAGMVTQFAATLAQVPGIATFRLTIAGAPVSDGTGATVFPVGVPARADPSVSRGSALVYALRRGLLVSGQAKGLTKLDGPFGTAVQGIASFAVSLNGVDVAATTPDTLLVGPVQNNGSATTVLEGAGPLLRPAWDFAGRLWDIEAAPGGAIVDVITNGKRHRVRVPGVSGHDVRRFLVSRDGSRLVAVIHGAASDRIVVSRLRYATRGRVVGATRAQRLPWQAGGTARVRDIGWLSPTSIAVLHLLTRDVSEVRDLAIDGSTPASEAVTTPFAGRAKGLATSPVENETSYAVLPGNLLDLAQVDPAVRYSHVRQFTYAG; this is translated from the coding sequence ATGAGGCCGGGCCGGACCACCTCGTCGGTCGCCGGGATGCTGGCCGCCCTCACCCTCGCCATGCTGCTGAGCTCGTGCGTCCGGCTGCCGGAGACCGGCCCGGTGGTGGTGAGCAACCAGCAGGGGCTGACCAGCCCGGTCGAGGGGCCCTACAGCGACCCCCGCCGGCCCCAGGCGCACGCCACGCCGGGTCAGATCGTGACCGGCTTCCTCAACGCGATGACCGCCGTACCCCTGCAGACGCAGGTGGCCCGTCAGTACCTCACCGCGGCCGGCCGGGCGCGGTGGCAGCCCAAGCGCGGGATGGTGGTCTACGACGACACCACGCTGCCGCGCGGCAGCAGCACGGTGTCGGTCACCCTGCGCGGCGCCCAGCGCATCGACGGTCGCAGCATGTGGCGCGGAGCCCTGGCCCCCGGCACCCACCGGACGGCGTTCCCGATGAGGCTCGAGCACGGCGAGTGGCGGATCAACCGCGCGCCCGATGCCCTGCTGGTGCCCTCGCTGTGGTTCGAGCAGCACTTCGCCACCGTGTCGGTGTACTTCTTCGACCCCTTGGGCCGGATCCTGGTGCCCGAGCTGGTGCACGTGCCGACGGGTGACCAGTTCACGACGGCGCTGGTCCGGGCCCTCGTGCTCGGCCCGTCCCGTTCGCTGACCGGGGCGATCCGCAGCTACATCCCACCGGGCCTGGCCTCCGGGCTCACGGTCACCCTGCAGGGCGGGGGCCTGGCCGACATCGTGATGCGGGGGCCGGCCCCGGCTCCGCTGAGCGAGCAGTCCACCGCGGGCATGGTCACCCAGTTCGCGGCGACCCTCGCGCAGGTGCCGGGGATCGCGACGTTCCGGCTCACCATCGCCGGCGCCCCGGTCTCGGACGGCACCGGCGCCACCGTCTTCCCGGTGGGCGTGCCGGCGCGGGCCGACCCGTCCGTCAGTCGCGGCAGCGCCCTGGTCTACGCCCTGCGGCGCGGCCTCCTGGTGTCGGGCCAGGCCAAGGGGCTGACCAAGCTGGACGGCCCGTTCGGCACCGCCGTCCAGGGCATCGCGTCGTTCGCGGTGAGTCTGAACGGCGTCGACGTGGCCGCGACGACCCCCGACACGCTGCTCGTGGGGCCGGTCCAGAACAACGGCTCCGCGACCACCGTGCTCGAGGGCGCCGGGCCGCTCCTGCGGCCGGCCTGGGACTTCGCGGGGCGGCTGTGGGACATCGAGGCCGCACCCGGCGGTGCGATCGTCGACGTGATCACCAACGGCAAGCGGCACCGGGTCCGGGTGCCCGGCGTCTCGGGGCACGACGTCCGACGCTTCCTGGTCTCGCGCGACGGCTCCAGGCTCGTGGCGGTGATCCACGGTGCGGCGTCCGACCGGATCGTCGTGAGCCGGCTGCGCTATGCCACCCGGGGCCGCGTGGTCGGGGCGACCCGGGCCCAGCGGCTGCCCTGGCAGGCCGGGGGCACCGCACGGGTCCGCGACATCGGCTGGCTGTCGCCGACCTCGATCGCCGTGCTCCATCTGCTGACCCGCGACGTCTCGGAGGTCCGTGACCTGGCGATCGACGGCTCGACGCCGGCGAGCGAGGCGGTCACCACGCCGTTCGCGGGACGCGCCAAGGGCCTGGCCACCTCGCCGGTCGAGAACGAGACGTCGTACGCCGTGCTCCCGGGCAACCTGCTGGACCTCGCCCAGGTCGACCCGGCCGTCCGCTACTCGCACGTGCGGCAGTTCACCTACGCCGGGTAG
- the ahcY gene encoding adenosylhomocysteinase: MRSAGRTTSAEENFMDYKVKDLSLADYGRTEITLAEHEMPGLMAMRERYGASKPLAGARIAGSLHMTIQTAVLIETLVDLGAEVRWASCNIFSTQDHAAAAVAVGRDGTADDPKGVPVFAWKGESLEEYWWCTQQILLWPGDTRPNMILDDGGDATLLVHLGVEAEKKGEAPDPATAASHEQKVIFDVLQASLKESHDRWTPIAAEIKGVTEETTTGVHRLYEMMKEGSLLFPAINVNDSVTKSKFDNKYGCRHSLIDGINRATDVLIGGKVAVVCGYGDVGKGCAESLRGQGARVVVTEIDPICALQAAMDGYQVSTLDDVLDVADIIITATGNKDVVTVEQMARMKHQAILGNIGHFDNEIDMAGLEAPGVAERKNVKPQVDVWTFPADQGGRSIIVLSEGRLMNLGNATGHPSFVMSNSFTNQVLAQIELFTKPEAYPVGVYVLPKHLDEEVARLHLGALGVKLTTLTDDQASYLGVSTEGPYKPDQYRY; the protein is encoded by the coding sequence ATGCGCAGCGCAGGCCGCACCACCTCTGCCGAGGAGAACTTCATGGACTACAAGGTCAAGGACCTCTCGCTGGCCGACTACGGCCGCACCGAGATCACCCTCGCCGAGCACGAGATGCCCGGCCTGATGGCGATGCGCGAGCGCTACGGCGCGAGCAAGCCGCTTGCCGGCGCCCGGATCGCGGGTTCCCTGCACATGACGATCCAGACGGCCGTCCTGATCGAGACACTCGTCGACCTCGGCGCCGAGGTGCGTTGGGCCTCCTGCAACATCTTCTCCACCCAGGACCACGCCGCTGCCGCCGTGGCGGTCGGCCGCGACGGCACCGCCGACGACCCGAAGGGTGTCCCGGTCTTCGCCTGGAAGGGCGAGAGCCTCGAGGAGTACTGGTGGTGCACCCAGCAGATCCTGCTGTGGCCCGGTGACACGCGGCCCAACATGATCCTCGACGACGGTGGCGACGCCACCCTGCTGGTCCACCTCGGCGTCGAGGCCGAGAAGAAGGGCGAGGCGCCCGACCCGGCCACCGCCGCCAGCCACGAGCAGAAGGTCATCTTCGACGTCCTGCAGGCCTCCCTGAAGGAGAGCCACGACCGCTGGACCCCGATCGCCGCCGAGATCAAGGGCGTCACCGAGGAGACCACGACCGGTGTCCACCGTCTCTACGAGATGATGAAGGAAGGCTCGCTGCTCTTCCCCGCCATCAACGTCAACGACTCGGTGACCAAGTCCAAGTTCGACAACAAGTACGGCTGCCGCCACTCGCTGATCGACGGCATCAACCGCGCCACGGACGTCCTGATCGGCGGCAAGGTCGCGGTCGTGTGCGGCTACGGCGACGTGGGCAAGGGCTGCGCCGAGAGCCTGCGCGGCCAGGGCGCCCGCGTCGTGGTCACCGAGATCGACCCGATCTGCGCGCTGCAGGCTGCGATGGACGGCTACCAGGTCTCGACCCTCGACGACGTGCTCGACGTCGCCGACATCATCATCACCGCGACCGGCAACAAGGACGTCGTGACCGTCGAGCAGATGGCGCGGATGAAGCACCAGGCGATCCTGGGCAACATCGGCCACTTCGACAACGAGATCGACATGGCCGGCCTCGAGGCCCCCGGTGTCGCCGAGCGGAAGAACGTCAAGCCGCAGGTCGACGTCTGGACCTTCCCCGCCGACCAGGGCGGCAGGTCGATCATCGTCCTGTCCGAGGGCCGGCTGATGAACCTCGGCAACGCGACGGGCCACCCGAGCTTCGTGATGTCCAACTCCTTCACCAACCAGGTGCTGGCCCAGATCGAGCTGTTCACCAAGCCCGAGGCCTACCCGGTCGGCGTCTACGTGCTCCCCAAGCACCTCGACGAGGAGGTCGCGCGGCTGCACCTCGGCGCCCTGGGCGTGAAGCTGACGACGCTCACCGACGACCAGGCGTCGTACCTCGGCGTGTCGACGGAGGGGCCCTACAAGCCCGACCAGTACCGCTACTGA
- a CDS encoding metallopeptidase family protein yields the protein MTAPTPPDAVPEAAPAPRRRTRDRRGRGMRGPAITPSLPGRPELPTRGERFDELVLETVRDVDARWQERLGLVEYAVEDTPQLPDDWSGETVPLASLVRGHGGEPTRLVLFRRPIEHRCETRADLEAMVLTVVVEQVAELLGIEPDDVDPRYTGGD from the coding sequence GTGACCGCGCCGACGCCCCCCGACGCCGTCCCGGAGGCCGCCCCGGCTCCGCGCAGGCGCACCCGCGACCGGCGCGGCCGGGGCATGCGCGGCCCCGCGATCACCCCGTCGCTCCCCGGCCGCCCCGAGCTGCCGACCCGCGGCGAGCGCTTCGACGAGCTGGTGCTCGAGACGGTGCGCGACGTCGACGCGCGGTGGCAGGAACGCCTCGGCTTGGTCGAGTACGCCGTCGAGGACACGCCGCAGCTGCCCGACGACTGGTCGGGCGAGACGGTGCCGCTGGCCTCCCTGGTGCGCGGGCACGGTGGCGAGCCGACCCGGCTCGTGCTCTTCCGCCGACCGATCGAGCACCGTTGCGAGACCCGGGCCGACCTCGAGGCGATGGTGCTCACGGTGGTCGTCGAGCAGGTCGCGGAGCTGCTCGGCATCGAGCCCGACGACGTCGACCCGCGCTACACCGGGGGCGACTGA
- a CDS encoding MFS transporter, with protein sequence MRKSRRDGFVPRVLAYHASRDFVPLYAVYPLLFSDRGVGPGQISLLFIIWSVTGFVCEVPSGAWADSFDRRRLLVLSAGIYALGFATWTVWQTFAGFAAGFVCWGLSSALMSGTFESLVYDELVERGDQARYPGLIGWAHSTAMVANLVATASAAVLIHVAGYGLVGWTSVGFAVCQGLLAATLPVSYRARHAHDRPGLADDGSALVEAEQAASQYVRMLRAGLAESRHHPDVRRVLLLAAVMVGLTTYDEYFPLVARAHGVATATVPLLVAITVAGQVVGTALTGWSARFGRRTIATVLGLGAVLVTIGVLVSPYIGFVAIGVGYGLANNAMLVGETRLQDTITGPARATVTSVLGLLEEVVALVAFGVFAIGARWLGFPTLVALFGIPAVLVAVAVWRWLPGARDDS encoded by the coding sequence ATGCGTAAGAGCCGGCGCGACGGCTTCGTGCCGCGCGTGCTGGCCTATCACGCCTCGCGCGACTTCGTGCCGCTCTACGCGGTGTACCCGCTGCTGTTCTCCGACCGCGGCGTCGGTCCCGGCCAGATCTCGCTGCTGTTCATCATCTGGTCGGTCACGGGCTTCGTGTGCGAGGTGCCCTCGGGTGCCTGGGCGGACTCCTTCGACCGGCGCCGGCTGCTGGTGCTCTCCGCGGGGATCTACGCCCTGGGCTTCGCCACCTGGACCGTGTGGCAGACGTTCGCCGGCTTCGCGGCCGGTTTCGTCTGCTGGGGTCTCTCGAGCGCCTTGATGTCGGGCACCTTCGAGTCCCTGGTGTACGACGAGCTGGTCGAGCGGGGCGACCAGGCTCGCTACCCGGGCCTGATCGGCTGGGCGCACTCGACCGCGATGGTGGCCAACCTGGTCGCCACCGCCTCAGCGGCGGTGCTGATCCACGTCGCCGGCTACGGCCTCGTGGGCTGGACCTCGGTGGGGTTCGCCGTCTGCCAGGGCCTGCTCGCCGCCACCCTGCCGGTGTCGTACCGGGCCCGGCACGCCCACGACCGCCCCGGCCTCGCCGACGACGGGTCCGCGCTGGTCGAGGCCGAGCAGGCGGCCTCGCAGTACGTCCGGATGCTCCGGGCGGGGCTGGCGGAGTCGCGACACCACCCCGACGTCCGGCGGGTGCTGCTGCTGGCCGCCGTGATGGTCGGGCTCACGACGTACGACGAGTACTTCCCGCTGGTGGCCCGGGCGCACGGGGTCGCGACCGCTACCGTCCCCCTCCTGGTCGCGATCACGGTGGCCGGACAGGTGGTCGGCACGGCCCTCACCGGGTGGTCGGCGCGGTTCGGCCGGCGCACCATCGCCACGGTGCTCGGTCTCGGCGCCGTGCTGGTCACGATCGGCGTGCTGGTCTCGCCGTACATCGGGTTCGTCGCCATCGGGGTGGGCTACGGCCTGGCCAACAACGCGATGCTGGTGGGCGAGACCCGGCTCCAGGACACGATCACCGGTCCCGCCCGGGCCACGGTGACCAGCGTCCTCGGCCTCCTGGAGGAGGTCGTGGCGCTGGTCGCCTTCGGCGTCTTCGCGATCGGGGCGCGGTGGCTCGGGTTCCCGACGCTGGTGGCGCTGTTCGGTATCCCCGCCGTGCTCGTCGCGGTCGCCGTCTGGCGCTGGCTGCCGGGGGCCCGCGACGATTCCTGA
- a CDS encoding SIS domain-containing protein, whose translation MATWFDESRLDDERALESADARLRALAESGARVRREATEASAAVILASADGPDETRPRAIVAAGPDSRLLRAVLEPWCPVPFVAWPGPGLPGWAGALDLVVVLAPDGADRGTAGAVAEAVRRGCRVVVACPDGSLVAQHAEGRWSTILPIVTRDQLATAVVALEYLEQVGLGPRADHADVADALDRVAMSCSPNRDLAVNPAKMLAIALADTIPVVWGGSVLAARAARRVAETIRRASGQSAIAGDAEHLLPLLEAARPRDVFDDPFAEGAAELRPMLLVFDDGADDPVVREDVGRLRAAAVSHGVRVETVTTEADTEIARYASLVLNGRYAAEYLRLGLVED comes from the coding sequence ATGGCCACCTGGTTCGACGAGTCGCGGTTGGACGACGAGCGCGCGCTGGAGTCCGCCGACGCGCGGCTGCGTGCGTTGGCGGAGTCGGGGGCTCGGGTGCGCCGCGAGGCGACCGAGGCCTCGGCCGCGGTGATCCTGGCCTCGGCGGACGGACCGGACGAGACCCGGCCGCGGGCGATCGTCGCCGCCGGCCCCGACTCGCGGCTGCTGCGCGCCGTGCTCGAGCCGTGGTGCCCGGTGCCGTTCGTGGCCTGGCCCGGTCCCGGCCTTCCCGGCTGGGCAGGTGCCCTCGACCTGGTCGTGGTGCTCGCCCCCGACGGCGCCGACCGCGGCACCGCCGGTGCGGTGGCCGAGGCGGTACGACGTGGCTGCCGGGTGGTGGTCGCGTGCCCCGACGGCTCGCTTGTCGCCCAGCACGCCGAGGGTCGCTGGTCGACGATCCTGCCGATCGTCACCCGCGACCAGCTGGCCACCGCGGTGGTCGCTCTGGAGTACCTCGAGCAGGTCGGGCTCGGACCCCGCGCCGACCACGCCGACGTCGCAGACGCCCTCGACCGGGTGGCGATGTCCTGCTCGCCGAACCGCGACCTCGCGGTCAACCCCGCCAAGATGCTGGCGATCGCCCTGGCCGACACGATCCCGGTCGTGTGGGGCGGCTCGGTCCTGGCCGCCCGGGCCGCGCGCCGTGTGGCCGAGACGATCCGCCGTGCGTCCGGCCAGTCGGCGATCGCCGGCGACGCCGAGCACCTCCTGCCCCTGCTCGAGGCGGCGCGTCCACGCGACGTGTTCGACGACCCGTTCGCCGAAGGCGCCGCCGAGCTGCGCCCGATGCTGCTGGTCTTCGACGACGGTGCCGACGACCCGGTCGTCCGCGAGGACGTCGGCCGGCTCCGTGCCGCCGCGGTCTCGCACGGCGTACGGGTGGAGACGGTGACCACCGAGGCCGACACCGAGATCGCCCGCTACGCCTCGCTGGTACTCAACGGGCGCTATGCCGCGGAGTACCTCCGGCTCGGTCTGGTCGAGGACTGA
- a CDS encoding DUF3499 domain-containing protein yields the protein MSPTRRCSRTACGRPAVLTLTYVYADSTAVVGPLATYAEPHSYDLCEAHGERLSAPRGWEVLRLAPDPSTLAPSNDDLLALADAVREAGRPMVSATRSPGDPQPVVGAGRETGRRGHLRVLTSE from the coding sequence GTGAGTCCCACCCGCCGCTGTTCGCGCACCGCCTGCGGGCGTCCGGCCGTGCTCACCCTGACCTACGTGTACGCCGACTCGACGGCGGTGGTGGGTCCCCTGGCGACCTACGCCGAGCCGCACTCCTACGACCTGTGCGAGGCCCACGGCGAGCGGCTCTCCGCGCCCCGGGGCTGGGAGGTGCTGCGGCTCGCCCCCGACCCGAGCACCCTGGCTCCCTCGAACGACGACCTCCTCGCGCTCGCCGACGCCGTCCGCGAGGCCGGCCGGCCGATGGTCTCGGCGACGCGGTCCCCCGGAGACCCGCAGCCGGTCGTGGGTGCCGGCCGCGAGACCGGCCGCCGCGGCCACCTCCGGGTGCTCACCTCCGAGTGA
- the mtrA gene encoding MtrAB system response regulator MtrA, translating into MTQVEDSRARVLVVDDDASLSEMLSIVLRQEGFDAHLVDRGDHAMEAFRAYRPDVVLLDLMLPGKGGIDVCKEIRAESGVPIVMLTAKGDTVDIVVGLESGADDYVVKPFKPKELVARIRARVRRNETPGADALAIGPLAIDVAGHSVTRDGVPVNLTPLEFDLLVCLARKPWQVFTREVLLEQVWGYRHAADTRLVNVHVQRLRSKVETDPENPEIVLTVRGVGYKAGASGQQ; encoded by the coding sequence GTGACCCAGGTCGAGGACTCCCGTGCGCGGGTGCTGGTCGTCGATGACGACGCGTCGTTGTCGGAGATGCTGTCGATCGTGCTGCGCCAGGAGGGCTTCGACGCCCACCTGGTCGACCGGGGCGACCACGCGATGGAGGCGTTCCGCGCCTACCGTCCCGACGTCGTGCTGCTCGACCTGATGCTGCCGGGCAAGGGCGGGATCGACGTGTGCAAGGAGATCCGGGCCGAGTCCGGCGTGCCGATCGTGATGCTGACCGCGAAGGGCGACACCGTCGACATCGTCGTCGGCCTCGAGTCCGGGGCCGACGACTACGTCGTCAAGCCGTTCAAGCCCAAGGAGCTGGTCGCGCGGATCCGGGCGCGGGTACGCCGCAACGAGACCCCCGGCGCCGACGCACTGGCGATCGGCCCGCTCGCGATCGACGTCGCGGGTCACTCGGTGACCCGCGACGGCGTACCCGTCAACCTGACCCCGCTCGAGTTCGACCTGCTCGTGTGCCTGGCCCGCAAGCCCTGGCAGGTGTTCACCCGCGAGGTGCTGCTCGAGCAGGTCTGGGGCTACCGCCACGCCGCCGACACCCGCCTGGTCAACGTCCACGTGCAGCGCCTGCGCTCCAAGGTCGAGACCGATCCCGAGAACCCCGAGATCGTGCTGACCGTGCGGGGCGTGGGCTACAAGGCCGGCGCCTCCGGCCAGCAGTGA
- a CDS encoding Trm112 family protein yields MNLDPKLMEIIVCPDCHGQLAAEGEELVCQQCGLAYPVRDDIPVLLVDEARRPG; encoded by the coding sequence ATGAACCTCGACCCGAAGCTGATGGAGATCATCGTGTGCCCCGACTGTCACGGACAGCTGGCCGCCGAGGGTGAGGAGCTGGTCTGCCAGCAGTGCGGGCTGGCCTACCCGGTGCGCGACGACATCCCCGTGCTGCTGGTCGACGAGGCCCGTCGGCCCGGCTGA
- a CDS encoding cation diffusion facilitator family transporter — MSTEGSTKAVVAALLANTGIAVTKFLAFLLTGASSMLAEAIHSLADSGNQGLLLLGGRRSQRDPTARHPFGFGRERYIYAFIVSIVLFTVGGLFALYEAYHKGHELHAAHGHLDDSILDSRWAWVPIVVLLAAIVMESLSFRTAIRETAAVKGEASYVSFVRHAKQPELPVILLEDLAALCGLAFALLGVSLSLLTGNLWFDVIGTGLIGLLLVVVAVVLAVETKSLLLGESASSAAEQRIVAGIEGTDGIDRIVHLKTLHLGPEELLVAAKIAVPASAAATDIASAIDAAEAAVRAAEPTARVIYLEPDIWRG; from the coding sequence ATGTCCACCGAAGGCAGCACCAAGGCGGTCGTGGCGGCCCTCCTGGCCAACACCGGCATCGCGGTCACCAAGTTCCTGGCCTTCCTGCTGACCGGTGCCTCGTCGATGCTCGCCGAGGCGATCCACTCGCTGGCCGACTCCGGCAACCAGGGCCTGCTGCTGCTCGGAGGCCGGCGCTCCCAGCGGGACCCGACCGCCCGCCACCCGTTCGGCTTCGGCCGCGAGCGCTACATCTACGCCTTCATCGTCTCGATCGTGCTGTTCACGGTCGGTGGCCTGTTCGCGCTCTACGAGGCCTACCACAAGGGCCACGAGCTGCACGCGGCCCACGGACACCTCGACGACTCGATCCTGGACAGTCGCTGGGCCTGGGTGCCGATCGTGGTGCTGCTCGCGGCGATCGTGATGGAGTCGTTGTCGTTCCGCACCGCGATCCGCGAGACCGCGGCGGTCAAGGGCGAGGCGTCGTACGTCTCCTTCGTGCGTCACGCCAAGCAGCCCGAGCTGCCGGTGATCCTGCTCGAGGACCTCGCCGCCCTGTGCGGACTGGCGTTCGCGCTCCTCGGCGTCTCGCTGTCGCTGCTGACCGGCAACCTGTGGTTCGACGTGATCGGCACCGGGCTGATCGGTCTCCTGCTCGTCGTGGTGGCCGTGGTCCTGGCCGTCGAGACCAAGAGCCTCCTCCTCGGTGAGTCGGCCTCCAGCGCGGCCGAGCAGAGGATCGTGGCGGGCATCGAGGGCACCGACGGCATCGACCGGATCGTGCATCTCAAGACCCTCCACCTCGGCCCCGAGGAGCTCCTCGTCGCCGCCAAGATCGCGGTCCCGGCGTCGGCTGCCGCGACCGACATCGCCTCCGCCATCGACGCCGCCGAGGCTGCCGTGCGGGCGGCCGAGCCGACGGCCCGGGTGATCTACCTCGAGCCCGACATCTGGCGGGGCTGA